A single window of Emys orbicularis isolate rEmyOrb1 chromosome 18, rEmyOrb1.hap1, whole genome shotgun sequence DNA harbors:
- the TBC1D13 gene encoding TBC1 domain family member 13 isoform X2 yields MSSLHKSRIAEFQDVLGEPKIVLQKLRELCFSGIPFDGGLRCLCWKILLNYLPVEKALWSTLLKKQRELYSQFLKEMIIQPGIAKANLGVSREDVTLEDHPLNPNPDSRWNTYFKDNEVLLQIDKDVRRLYPDMAFFQRPTDYPCLLILDPQNEFETLRKRVEQTTLKSQTVARNRSGVTNQEQNIKPQFFAFRWLTLLLSQEFLLPDVIRIWDSLFADDNRFDFLLLVCCAMLTLIRDQLLEGDFTLNMRLLQDYPISDVRLILKKAKELQDSK; encoded by the exons ATGTCGAGTCTGCACAAGAGCAG GATTGCAGAATTTCAGGATGTCCTTGGGGAACCCAAGATTGTTCTGCAGAAGCTCCGTGAACTCTGCTTTAGTG GGATTCCTTTTGATGGTGGGCTGCGCTGCCTCTGCTGGAAG ATCCTCTTGAACTACCTCCCTGTGGAGAAGGCCTTATGGAGCACCTTGCTGAAGAAGCAGAG GGAGCTGTATTCCCAATTTCTGAAGGAAATGATTATTCAGCCTGGGATAGCCAAAGCCAACCTTGGTGTCTCCAGGGAGGATGTGACCTTAGAGGACCAT CCACTCAATCCGAACCCAGACAGCCGATGGAACACTTACTTCAAGGACAACGAAGTGCTGCTGCAGATAGACAAGGATGTCAG GAGGCTGTACCCTGATATGGCATTCTTCCAGCGCCCAACTGACTACCCTTGCTTGCTAATCCTGGACCCCCAGAATGAGTTTGAGACTCTCCGCAAGCGGGTGGAACAGACGACACTCAAGTCACAGACAGTGGCACGAAATCGGAGTGGAGTCACAAAT CAAGAGCAGAACATCAAGCCCCAATTCTTCGCCTTCCGTTGGCTGACGCTGCTGCTGTCCCAAGAGTTCCTGTTGCCAGACGTCATCCGTATCTGGGATTCTCTCTTTGCCGATGACAACCGCTTTGATTTTCTATTGCTTGTCTGTTGCGCCATGTTGAC ACTAATCCGAGATCAATTACTGGAAGGGGACTTCACTCTGAACATGAGGCTGCTACAG GATTATCCCATCTCTGATGTACGCCTGATTCTGAAGAAAGCGAAGGAGCTTCAAGACTCCAAATAG
- the TBC1D13 gene encoding TBC1 domain family member 13 isoform X1, with protein MSSLHKSRIAEFQDVLGEPKIVLQKLRELCFSGIPFDGGLRCLCWKILLNYLPVEKALWSTLLKKQRELYSQFLKEMIIQPGIAKANLGVSREDVTLEDHPLNPNPDSRWNTYFKDNEVLLQIDKDVRRLYPDMAFFQRPTDYPCLLILDPQNEFETLRKRVEQTTLKSQTVARNRSGVTNVSSPLKTSAPNSLSEYEVLPNGCEAHWEVVERILFIYAKLNPGIAYVQGMNEIVGPLYYTFATDPNSDWKEHAEADTFFCFTNLMAEIRDNFIKSLDDSQCGITYKMEKVYSTLEEKDVELYLKLQEQNIKPQFFAFRWLTLLLSQEFLLPDVIRIWDSLFADDNRFDFLLLVCCAMLTLIRDQLLEGDFTLNMRLLQDYPISDVRLILKKAKELQDSK; from the exons ATGTCGAGTCTGCACAAGAGCAG GATTGCAGAATTTCAGGATGTCCTTGGGGAACCCAAGATTGTTCTGCAGAAGCTCCGTGAACTCTGCTTTAGTG GGATTCCTTTTGATGGTGGGCTGCGCTGCCTCTGCTGGAAG ATCCTCTTGAACTACCTCCCTGTGGAGAAGGCCTTATGGAGCACCTTGCTGAAGAAGCAGAG GGAGCTGTATTCCCAATTTCTGAAGGAAATGATTATTCAGCCTGGGATAGCCAAAGCCAACCTTGGTGTCTCCAGGGAGGATGTGACCTTAGAGGACCAT CCACTCAATCCGAACCCAGACAGCCGATGGAACACTTACTTCAAGGACAACGAAGTGCTGCTGCAGATAGACAAGGATGTCAG GAGGCTGTACCCTGATATGGCATTCTTCCAGCGCCCAACTGACTACCCTTGCTTGCTAATCCTGGACCCCCAGAATGAGTTTGAGACTCTCCGCAAGCGGGTGGAACAGACGACACTCAAGTCACAGACAGTGGCACGAAATCGGAGTGGAGTCACAAAT GTGAGTTCCCCTCTTAAAACATCTGCTCCGAATTCATTGAGTGAGTATGAAGTTCTGCCTAATGGCTGCGAAGCTCACTGGGAAGTGGTAGAACGAATCCTTTTCATCTACGCCAAGCTGAATCCTGGGATCGCATATGTCCAGGGGATGAATGAAATAGTGGGGCCTCTTTACTATACCTTTGCTACAGATCCCAACAGTGACTGGAAAG AACATGCAGAAGCAGATACATTTTTCTGCTTCACCAACCTAATGGCTGAGATCCGGGACAACTTCATTAAGAGCCTGGATGATTCTCAGTGTGGCATCACCTACAAGATGGAGAAGGTTTACTCCACCCTGGAGGAGAAGGATGTGGAGCTGTACTTGAAACTG CAAGAGCAGAACATCAAGCCCCAATTCTTCGCCTTCCGTTGGCTGACGCTGCTGCTGTCCCAAGAGTTCCTGTTGCCAGACGTCATCCGTATCTGGGATTCTCTCTTTGCCGATGACAACCGCTTTGATTTTCTATTGCTTGTCTGTTGCGCCATGTTGAC ACTAATCCGAGATCAATTACTGGAAGGGGACTTCACTCTGAACATGAGGCTGCTACAG GATTATCCCATCTCTGATGTACGCCTGATTCTGAAGAAAGCGAAGGAGCTTCAAGACTCCAAATAG